A genomic segment from Polyangium mundeleinium encodes:
- a CDS encoding peptidylprolyl isomerase — MSNVVHFETNHGSFEITLDPQAAPQTVANFLRYVGEGHYDGTIFHRVIPGFMAQGGGYDATYEKKPTLAPVTNEADNGRKNTRGTVAMARTSEPHSATAQFFVNVADNAFLDHTAKTGSGWGYTVFGAVTAGMDVVDRIVAQKTGAQGPFSKDAPLEPVVINSARTR; from the coding sequence ATGTCAAACGTCGTTCACTTCGAGACCAACCACGGATCCTTCGAGATCACCCTCGACCCCCAGGCGGCGCCGCAGACCGTCGCCAATTTCCTTCGTTATGTCGGCGAAGGCCACTACGACGGGACCATCTTCCACCGCGTCATTCCGGGCTTCATGGCGCAGGGCGGGGGATACGACGCGACGTACGAAAAGAAGCCCACGCTCGCGCCCGTCACGAACGAGGCCGACAACGGCCGGAAAAACACGCGCGGCACCGTCGCCATGGCGCGCACGAGCGAGCCGCACTCGGCGACGGCGCAGTTTTTCGTCAACGTCGCCGACAACGCGTTCCTTGACCACACGGCGAAGACCGGCTCCGGGTGGGGATATACCGTCTTCGGCGCGGTGACCGCCGGCATGGACGTCGTCGACCGCATCGTCGCGCAAAAGACGGGCGCGCAAGGCCCGTTCTCGAAAGACGCGCCGCTCGAACCCGTCGTCATCAACTCTGCCCGCACCCGCTGA
- a CDS encoding thiol-disulfide oxidoreductase DCC family protein — MKRLTVLYDESCALCVRCRDWLLTQEAYVELELLACASDEAKQRYAGVPWLGEELVVVSDEGDVWAGAAAFLLCLWALVEWRPWSYRLSGPTFAPLAERFFHALSSKRRTIAAWITPDDCPGGSCRVRYAGGHYR; from the coding sequence ATGAAGCGGCTCACGGTCCTTTACGACGAATCCTGCGCGCTCTGCGTGCGTTGCCGCGATTGGCTCCTCACGCAGGAAGCATATGTGGAGCTCGAGCTCCTCGCCTGCGCCAGCGACGAGGCGAAACAGCGATATGCCGGGGTTCCGTGGCTCGGCGAGGAGCTCGTCGTGGTGAGCGACGAGGGCGACGTATGGGCGGGAGCGGCCGCGTTCCTGCTGTGTCTGTGGGCGCTCGTGGAATGGCGGCCCTGGTCGTACCGCCTTTCCGGCCCGACGTTCGCCCCGCTCGCGGAGCGGTTCTTCCACGCGTTGTCCAGCAAGCGACGCACGATCGCCGCGTGGATCACGCCGGACGATTGCCCCGGCGGGAGCTGCCGGGTACGGTACGCGGGAGGGCATTACCGATGA
- a CDS encoding TetR/AcrR family transcriptional regulator, whose translation MTTRKRRPSGEANREHILSIALGLFREKGFDGTTMRDIAAAAGLSLGAAYYWFPSKEALVLAYYARQQDAHAEAARGALESIPDLRARLGAVMHAKIDMLKDDRKLLRAILRSTLGADEPTSVFSEETSDVRRKAIAAFHVAIGEDESIPEDARPLFAQALWTLHLGLLLYFVNDTSEDQGKTRALVDGSLDLVCKLAPLIASPMLGPMRAEITALLENAGLFAAKK comes from the coding sequence ATGACCACCCGCAAGCGCCGTCCGAGTGGCGAGGCGAACCGCGAGCACATTCTTTCGATCGCGCTCGGGCTCTTCCGCGAAAAAGGGTTCGACGGGACCACGATGCGCGACATCGCCGCCGCCGCCGGCCTCTCGCTCGGCGCTGCGTATTACTGGTTTCCCTCGAAGGAGGCCCTCGTCCTCGCGTATTACGCGCGCCAGCAGGACGCGCACGCGGAGGCGGCGCGGGGCGCCCTCGAAAGCATACCCGATCTGCGAGCGAGGCTCGGCGCCGTGATGCACGCGAAGATCGACATGCTGAAGGACGACCGCAAGCTCCTTCGGGCCATTCTGCGGAGCACGCTCGGCGCGGACGAGCCGACCTCGGTCTTCAGCGAGGAGACGTCCGATGTGCGTCGAAAGGCCATCGCCGCGTTTCACGTCGCGATCGGAGAGGACGAATCGATCCCCGAGGACGCGCGGCCGCTCTTCGCGCAGGCGCTCTGGACGCTGCACCTCGGCTTGCTCCTTTACTTCGTGAACGATACCTCCGAGGACCAGGGGAAGACCCGCGCGCTCGTGGACGGCTCGCTCGACCTCGTCTGCAAGCTCGCGCCGCTGATCGCGTCCCCGATGCTCGGGCCGATGCGCGCCGAGATCACGGCGCTGCTGGAGAATGCGGGGCTCTTCGCGGCAAAGAAATGA
- a CDS encoding AAA family ATPase produces the protein MTLSLLTEPPRPPAFRVPWDELQTFEWVRALEPCPQDPIHHAEGNVWIHTRMVLETLVAMPAWRALSADDQAAVWLACLLHDVAKPFTTKEEPDGRITAKGHSRAGEMLARRLLWELGAPFSLREMVCGLIRHHQIPFYLIERDDAQKLAAEISLVCRADLLALVAEADIRGRVCQDMQRIVDNIELFRAFCAEEGCFDKPRAFPSDHTRVVYFRSEGRSPDVLVHDDTRSEMIMMCGLPGAGKDTCVRERFPDLPVVSLDELRSELEIDPDENQGAVVQAGKERVRDHLRRGERFVYNATNLNRQRRGPLLSLAADYGARVRIVYVEAPRGALLAGNRARAARVPEAVIRRMSERWEVPSLLEAHALDVVLR, from the coding sequence ATGACGCTCTCCCTCCTCACCGAGCCGCCCCGGCCGCCCGCTTTCCGTGTGCCCTGGGACGAGCTGCAGACCTTCGAATGGGTCCGTGCGCTCGAGCCCTGCCCGCAGGACCCTATTCACCACGCCGAAGGCAACGTCTGGATTCACACGCGCATGGTGCTGGAGACGCTCGTGGCGATGCCTGCGTGGCGCGCGCTCTCCGCGGACGATCAAGCGGCCGTCTGGCTCGCATGCCTGCTGCACGACGTGGCGAAGCCGTTCACCACGAAAGAAGAGCCGGACGGACGCATCACGGCGAAAGGACATTCCCGCGCCGGCGAGATGCTGGCGCGGCGGCTGTTGTGGGAGCTCGGCGCGCCGTTTTCGCTGCGTGAGATGGTCTGCGGGCTCATTCGCCACCACCAGATCCCCTTTTACCTGATCGAGCGGGACGACGCGCAGAAGCTCGCCGCGGAGATCTCGCTCGTGTGCCGCGCCGATCTGCTCGCGCTCGTCGCCGAGGCGGACATCCGTGGCCGCGTCTGCCAGGACATGCAGCGGATCGTCGACAACATCGAGCTCTTCCGCGCGTTCTGCGCCGAGGAGGGTTGTTTCGACAAACCGCGGGCCTTCCCGTCCGATCATACGCGCGTCGTCTACTTCCGCTCCGAGGGGCGCTCGCCCGACGTGCTGGTCCACGACGACACGCGCAGCGAGATGATCATGATGTGCGGCCTGCCGGGCGCGGGGAAGGACACCTGCGTCCGCGAGCGATTCCCGGATCTGCCGGTGGTGTCGCTCGACGAGCTGCGCAGCGAGCTCGAGATCGATCCCGACGAGAACCAGGGCGCCGTCGTGCAAGCGGGCAAGGAGCGCGTGCGCGACCACCTGCGGCGCGGCGAGCGGTTCGTTTACAATGCGACGAACCTCAACCGGCAGCGGCGCGGCCCCTTGCTCTCGCTCGCGGCCGATTACGGCGCGCGGGTGCGGATCGTTTACGTCGAGGCGCCGCGGGGCGCGCTCCTCGCGGGCAACCGCGCCCGCGCCGCGCGCGTGCCCGAGGCCGTCATTCGCCGCATGAGCGAGCGATGGGAGGTCCCGAGCCTGCTCGAAGCACACGCGCTCGACGTCGTGCTCCGCTGA
- a CDS encoding RNA ligase family protein, protein MSAKYPRTFHLPWSPGGTSDDKRMSDVSALVGAEIVATEKCDGSNLTYTRKNVFSRSHAGPPAHPSFDLAKATHARIGHLLSEGISVFCEYCYAVHSITYDKLPEYSLVFGVRDDASGIWWDWDMVTAQAGDLGLPTAPVLFRGVVSSVDELRALTDRLSREPSTFGGPREGVVVRVAAQFLDSAFGRCVAKWVRKGHVQTDEHWLHQAIVPQRLAR, encoded by the coding sequence GTGTCTGCAAAGTACCCGAGGACATTCCACCTCCCGTGGTCGCCGGGCGGGACGTCGGACGACAAGCGCATGTCGGACGTGTCCGCGCTCGTCGGCGCCGAGATCGTCGCCACCGAGAAATGCGACGGCTCGAACCTGACGTACACGCGGAAGAACGTCTTTTCGCGCTCGCACGCGGGCCCGCCCGCGCACCCGAGCTTCGACCTCGCGAAGGCCACGCACGCCCGCATCGGCCACCTCCTCTCCGAGGGGATCTCGGTCTTCTGCGAATACTGTTACGCCGTGCATTCGATCACGTACGACAAGCTCCCCGAGTATTCGCTGGTCTTCGGGGTGCGCGACGACGCGTCCGGCATCTGGTGGGACTGGGACATGGTGACGGCCCAGGCCGGCGACCTCGGCCTGCCGACGGCGCCCGTGCTTTTTCGCGGCGTCGTCTCCTCGGTGGATGAGCTCCGCGCGCTCACGGACCGGCTTTCGCGGGAGCCCTCGACGTTCGGCGGCCCGCGGGAGGGCGTCGTCGTGCGTGTCGCCGCGCAGTTCCTCGATAGCGCGTTTGGCCGATGCGTGGCGAAGTGGGTGCGCAAGGGCCACGTCCAGACGGACGAGCACTGGCTGCACCAGGCGATCGTCCCGCAGCGCCTCGCGCGCTGA
- a CDS encoding nucleotidyltransferase domain-containing protein, giving the protein MSDDVLSRLIAVLRISRAEIRAAYRVGSRVYGTAGPGSDEDFLVVLGKSGQRQDLAFAEGLNVVIHGVATFQDALDDQSVFALECHFAQPAHVLVAARPPFRYTLDRKKLAASAIGKSTADWQKAKKRFADEPAPSRKKAFHALRVPVFALQVAKTGKITDYAAANHFLAELREGPDDDFAWYEKKLGPTREALCAELTKLGGKR; this is encoded by the coding sequence GTGTCCGACGACGTCCTCAGCCGCCTGATCGCCGTCCTTCGGATCTCGCGCGCGGAGATCCGCGCGGCGTACCGCGTCGGCTCGCGCGTGTACGGCACGGCCGGACCGGGGTCCGACGAGGACTTCCTCGTGGTGCTCGGCAAGTCCGGGCAAAGGCAGGACCTCGCGTTCGCCGAGGGCCTGAATGTCGTCATTCACGGCGTCGCGACTTTCCAGGATGCCCTCGACGATCAGAGCGTCTTCGCGCTCGAATGCCATTTCGCGCAGCCGGCGCACGTGCTGGTGGCGGCCCGCCCACCGTTCCGGTACACGCTCGACAGAAAAAAACTCGCGGCCTCGGCGATCGGGAAATCCACAGCGGACTGGCAGAAGGCGAAGAAGCGCTTCGCCGACGAGCCGGCGCCGTCCCGAAAGAAGGCCTTCCACGCGCTGCGCGTGCCGGTCTTCGCCTTGCAGGTCGCGAAGACCGGCAAGATCACCGATTACGCCGCCGCGAATCACTTCCTCGCGGAACTGCGCGAAGGCCCCGACGACGATTTCGCGTGGTACGAGAAGAAGCTCGGGCCGACCCGGGAGGCGCTCTGCGCCGAGCTCACGAAGCTCGGCGGAAAACGATAG
- a CDS encoding alpha/beta hydrolase family protein, with translation MVSFSAFRQVRRLLALGIGSVSLLSGCSPEAPPANPDTGPKMPEGGLLDYPVDAIGPFRVGYRSFLHTYQPKGVEGPREIRINLWYPTLDEEGTPPKYLNAFPDDDVFEGATVAPPMEAAGYPVHLHSHGYSGFGGTSSDMMHWFASHGWVAIAPDHKGNTLPEHEDTVPLTMSFLRSMDLSASLDAVAALPAEDPLAGNCRTDEALLSGHSFGGRTAWASGGAVYDLAEIQAMCDEGTRFSEPCTPEQIAVFGEGLGDSRVKAGIPMASGVGDEPGWFGLDGYDAVKKPYMQMSGTLDPVGAENVWARVTSIDFTWLDFEGGCHQLFALGGCKEFESYEGWRLVNTYAFAFARRHILGDTSDKVQKILDGTEVLSPKVKFQHK, from the coding sequence GTGGTATCCTTCTCCGCCTTCCGCCAGGTTCGGCGCCTCCTCGCGCTCGGAATCGGATCGGTATCGCTCCTGTCGGGATGCTCGCCGGAGGCCCCTCCTGCAAATCCCGACACGGGGCCGAAGATGCCGGAGGGCGGCCTGCTCGACTACCCCGTGGATGCAATCGGCCCGTTCCGGGTCGGCTATCGCTCCTTTCTGCACACGTACCAGCCGAAGGGCGTCGAGGGGCCGCGCGAGATCCGCATCAATCTCTGGTATCCCACGCTCGACGAGGAAGGTACGCCGCCGAAGTATCTGAACGCATTTCCCGACGACGACGTCTTCGAGGGCGCGACCGTCGCGCCGCCGATGGAAGCCGCGGGGTACCCCGTGCACCTGCATTCGCACGGGTATTCGGGGTTCGGTGGGACGAGCTCCGACATGATGCACTGGTTCGCCTCGCACGGCTGGGTCGCGATCGCGCCCGACCACAAGGGCAACACGCTGCCGGAGCACGAGGACACCGTGCCGCTCACCATGAGCTTTCTGCGCTCGATGGACCTCTCCGCGTCGCTCGACGCCGTTGCGGCATTGCCCGCGGAGGATCCGCTCGCGGGCAATTGCCGTACGGATGAGGCGCTCCTCTCCGGCCATAGCTTCGGCGGCCGCACGGCCTGGGCGAGCGGGGGCGCGGTGTACGACCTCGCCGAGATTCAGGCCATGTGCGACGAGGGCACGAGATTCTCCGAGCCATGTACGCCCGAGCAGATCGCCGTCTTCGGCGAGGGGCTCGGGGATTCGCGCGTCAAGGCTGGCATTCCCATGGCGAGCGGCGTCGGGGACGAACCGGGGTGGTTCGGGCTCGACGGATACGACGCCGTGAAGAAGCCCTACATGCAGATGAGCGGGACGCTCGATCCGGTCGGCGCCGAGAACGTATGGGCACGCGTGACCTCGATCGATTTCACGTGGCTCGATTTCGAGGGCGGCTGTCATCAGCTCTTCGCGCTCGGCGGCTGCAAGGAGTTCGAGTCGTACGAGGGCTGGAGGCTCGTCAACACGTATGCCTTTGCGTTCGCGCGCCGGCACATCCTCGGCGATACGAGCGACAAGGTCCAGAAGATCCTCGACGGCACCGAGGTCCTCTCGCCGAAGGTCAAGTTTCAGCACAAATGA